CGTTCCAGAGCCGGCAGAAGTATCCCAAGATTTTGGCGCACTGTCGAGTGTTTTTTTTAATTTTTTGCTTAAAGTTCAATGAGTAACAAAGGATTTGTCCTGATTCAAAACGGATGCATACTTCCCCTTCTGCCATTATCCCAAGGCCTCGTCATTCCGAGCATAGCGAGGGATTACGTCGTGGCTCAGAATGACGAGAGAAGGGAGACGTGAAATGAAATCAAACGGCTGTGGCCTTATATAGTACGTAAGCAACACATGCAGTTAATTTTTTCACCATGTCCAAGTGCAAAAATTCATTAGGACCATGTGCATTAGACTGAGGTCCTAAAACTCCGGTAATCATAAATTGTGCCTCCGGAAATTTCTTCCCTAACATTCCCATAAAAGGTATGGTTCCTCCCTCTCCAAAGTAAGCAGCTGGTTTACCATAATAAGCCATTGATGCTTCATCAGCAGCTTTTTCCAACCATGAAGCAAGTTTAGGTGCATTCCATCCTTGTGATCCATCACCTACCTTAAAACTTACTTTGGCATGATAAGGAGGGTTGGTGGTTAAGGCATCATGCATTACGGTTGCAGCAACTTTAGGGTCAACTAGGGGTGGCAAACGCATAGACAGTTTTAATGACGTTTGAGGGCGTAAAACATTTCCTGCGTCCGCTATGGCAGGAAATCCATTGGCCCCAGTCACTGTTAATGCCGGTTTCCAGGTTCGATTTAAAATTAATTGTTTTCTGTCTTTTGTTACTGGTTCAACCCCAGCATATAATGGAAATTCAGCATAAACCGAATCTCCTAGAACCTGAGCACATTTCTCGGCTTGTTGCGTTCTTTCTTCAGGAATATCACAATATAACTCAGGCAATTTCACTTCTCCTGAAACTTCATCTTCGATTCGGCTAATCAATTGTCGAGCAACCCGAAAACTGTCTGCAACAATGCCACTTGCCGCGCCGGAATGAACTCCTTCACGAATTAGTTCAACGGATAGTTCACCTACCAAATTCCCGCGCAATGAAGTAGTCATCCATAATTGTTCGTAATTACCTGCTCCAGAATCAAGACAAATAACCAGGTTGGGTTTGCCAATCCGTGCATTGAGCAATTCAATGTAATAAGGCAGATCGTAACTGCCACTCTCCTCACACGCTTCAATAATTAAAACGCAACGTGGAATAGCTAAACCTTGTTTTTGTAAAGCGCAAATCGCAGTTAACGAAGCGTATGCAGAATAGCCATCATCTGCAGCTCCCCGGCCATATAAGCGCCCATCTTTTAATACCGGTTTCCATGGATGCAAATCTTCGTTCCATCCTGACATTTCAGGTTGTTTATCGAGGTGACCATACAACAAAACCGTTTCGTCAATTTGACCTGGAACTTCGATAAAAATTAAAGGGGTACGCCCTTCCAATCTCATAATTTCCAGCATCATCCCTTTAGGTGCATGGGCTTTACACCAATTTGCAATATGACTAACCGCCTGCTCCATTAATCCATGCTCCTGCCATTTTGGATCAAAATGAGGTGATTTATTCGGAATTTTTATGTATTCACTTAAGCTGGGGATAATTTCCTTTTCCCATTGACCACATACAAAATCATACAGTGCTTGCGGATTGAACATGAACTTGCTCCTCAATTATAGCTACAATTTGGTCCGTAGCCGACTTAATATTTAGTGCATTGATTTTATTATGAATATCCCTTTTATTTTTCTCCAGTTCATGCAAGCTTTGCAGCAAAGTGTCTGTATTTAAAGAGCGATCTTCAATGACGAGGCTAATACCCAAGCCTTGGAAATATCGTGCATTTTGGATTTGATCTCCTCGACTGACCTCAGCCGGTAAAGGAATTAAAATATGGGGCTTACCTAGAGCCAAAATTTCATAAAGGGAATTAGCTCCAGCTCGAGAAATAATGATTGACGCTGCAGCAAACAAATCAGCTAATTCTTCATGAACATATTCAAATTGTTTGTAGCCTACATGATCAATTAAAGAAGGCTCTAATTTCCCTTTTCCACAAATATGAATAATTTGATATTCTTTGGTTAATTGCTCTAGTGCATCACGAATGCTGCGATTGATAGAGCCTGCTCCCAAACTACCCCCAATCACTAAAAGACAAGGTTTTTTAGAATTAAATCCACAGAACTCAAGACCGCGGTCACTATTACCTTCAAACAACTGCTCACGGATAGGCGTACCCGTCACTTCTATTTTATTTTGCTTTTTAAAGTGCTTTTTCCCCGCCTCAAAAGTCAGGCAAATTTTATTAACAAAAGGAAAACAAAGTCGATTAGCAAGTCCAGGACTCATATCCGATTCATGAGCAACAACAGGAATCCGATTTAAACCAAGCCCCTACTACTACTGGAAATGCAACAAACCCTCCCTTGGAAAAAACCACATCGGGTTTCATCTTATTAAGCAAGAAAAATGATTGCACGATACCCAGTATAATTTTAAAAGGATCCAATAAGTTTTTTACACTCAAATACCGACGTAATTTACCGCTGCTGATCCCATAAAATGGGATTTTAAGTGGTTCTATCATCTGCTTTTCAATACCCTTTGCTGAACCAATATAGGCAATTTCCCAACCTTTATGACTTAATTCACGTATCAATGCCATATTAGGCGCTACATGTCCTGCGGTACCTCCTCCCGTAAAAACAATCATGGGCATCATAAAATCTTCCTAATAAGTAAACTTAAGTCTATAGCTTGAATCGACTTGGTAATCGCACCAACGGAGATGAAATCAACACCTAACCGCCCTATTGCAGCAATATTTTCCAGAGTAACCCCTCCGGACACCTCTAATGTGCAATGTTTTGGTTGATTCATTCTCACTGCTTTTTCAAGCATACCCTGACTAAAATTATCCAACATAATTCGATCTGGATGAGCACAAATGGCTTCGCGCAACTCATCTAGAGTTTCCACTTCTACCTCAACTAACATTTCTTTATGACTTTGTCTTGCCAAAGCAACCGCTTTAGCTACGGAGCCACAGGCTGTAATATGATTTTCTTTAATTAAAACAGCATCGTAAAGCCCCATACGGTGATTAAAACCACCCCCACAAGTCACAGCATATTTTTGGGCCGCTCTTAATCCTGGAATCGTTTTACGCGTATCCAGTAATCGAGTCGGTGTGCCCTGGAGCTTTTGGGCATATCGATATGTTTGCGTTGCTGTGGCGGAAAGAGTTTGTAAGAAATTTAATGCAGTACGTTCGCCTGTTAAAATACTTCTTCCTGAGCCATATAGAGTACATAGAGTAGATGGTTCTGCTAACCATTCCCCCTCAACAACACGCCACTCAAGTTTAATTTGGTCATCAAGTTGATTAAATACCTCTCTGACCCAAGCTTGCCCACAGACGACCATAGGCTCCCGCGAAATAATTTCAGCCTCAACCTGAAGCTGGGGAGACAACAAAATCGCAGTCACATCGCCATCACCTACATCCTCATATAATGCACGGGATACATCGGCTTTTATGTCTAAAGAGGGGTTATTCATGTGCTAGTTTCCTATCTTTTGCCGCATAACGCGCTTTGAGTAACATAGGAGCAATAAAAGTAGTAATCATAACCATTAAAACGATTGCAGAAAATAAATCATCGGAAATAACACCGAGAGTTCGACCAATCGAAGCAAACACTAAACCTACTTCACCGCGTGGCAACATACCCATACCAATGAGCAAGCGATCATCTGAGGGGCGCGCCCCATAGCCACTAATTAATTTACCTACTACCGCTGCGACGATTAAACCACTTGCCAAAATGATTACATTCCAATGGTAAAAACTTTCTAATTTAACCTGGATACCAATCACGATAAAAAACATAGGCGCCAATATGGATTCCAAAGGAGATAATAAATGATAGATACTGCGACTTTCTTGTTGGCTCAGAGGTATCCCATCAAAATAGTCATCATGAAGAATTATTCCCGCCGTAAACGCACCAATAATTGTGGCAAGTTGAAGCACTGAAGCCAACCAAGAGAGAATCATAATAAACAGAAAGGAAATAAATAATTTTGCTTCCCAAGGTTCAAGAAAACGAAAAAAATGAATTGCCTTCCGTAAAACAATCGGACCTAAGAACAAGGTTCCTGCAAAAAATAATGCAGCACTCACCATAATGCGCAATACAACCATGATATCTACTGCACCACTAATGACTAAGGAACTA
This sequence is a window from Legionella cherrii. Protein-coding genes within it:
- a CDS encoding M20 family metallopeptidase encodes the protein MFNPQALYDFVCGQWEKEIIPSLSEYIKIPNKSPHFDPKWQEHGLMEQAVSHIANWCKAHAPKGMMLEIMRLEGRTPLIFIEVPGQIDETVLLYGHLDKQPEMSGWNEDLHPWKPVLKDGRLYGRGAADDGYSAYASLTAICALQKQGLAIPRCVLIIEACEESGSYDLPYYIELLNARIGKPNLVICLDSGAGNYEQLWMTTSLRGNLVGELSVELIREGVHSGAASGIVADSFRVARQLISRIEDEVSGEVKLPELYCDIPEERTQQAEKCAQVLGDSVYAEFPLYAGVEPVTKDRKQLILNRTWKPALTVTGANGFPAIADAGNVLRPQTSLKLSMRLPPLVDPKVAATVMHDALTTNPPYHAKVSFKVGDGSQGWNAPKLASWLEKAADEASMAYYGKPAAYFGEGGTIPFMGMLGKKFPEAQFMITGVLGPQSNAHGPNEFLHLDMVKKLTACVAYVLYKATAV
- the nadC gene encoding carboxylating nicotinate-nucleotide diphosphorylase → MNNPSLDIKADVSRALYEDVGDGDVTAILLSPQLQVEAEIISREPMVVCGQAWVREVFNQLDDQIKLEWRVVEGEWLAEPSTLCTLYGSGRSILTGERTALNFLQTLSATATQTYRYAQKLQGTPTRLLDTRKTIPGLRAAQKYAVTCGGGFNHRMGLYDAVLIKENHITACGSVAKAVALARQSHKEMLVEVEVETLDELREAICAHPDRIMLDNFSQGMLEKAVRMNQPKHCTLEVSGGVTLENIAAIGRLGVDFISVGAITKSIQAIDLSLLIRKIL